The nucleotide sequence cttaacacacacacacgccccttaacagacatacacacacaatacaGACCCTctcttaaaagaaacaaaaattacataCCCTAAAATATGAATAGTCTGCTTTTCTTGGCTAGCAAGCCACAGCCACATCTTCCAGAAATAAGTAAAGATGCTGAACAGGATGATAAACACACTGAGGTATAAAAGGAGAACGCAGAAAAGTTCTCTGttgcagcattaaaaaaaaaaaaaattaaaaaaaaaaaagattttccaaaaAGATCAAGATCACACAATACAATCTAACCCCATAAACAAAGTATTCTCAAGAACACAAATACTCtataattaagcattttaaatcccattttcccatgttttatagtttttagtttcTTTACTTAGTAGTTTTTTCGTGTTTCCTTGGCTCAATCTACAGAATGCACCCCACCACACATATCCAGTGCCCTCCCAGCCATCGAGATGCTCGGCTTGTGCATATCACGTCCCgcagaagggcagagggagacgTGAACTCCACTgagtgagggtgggaggagggcagagggcctGCTGGAGAAGGAAATGTAAAGATTTATGAGGTAGATAGAAATAATCACTTCACAGGCTCAACCCCTGCCGAAAAGATAAGTACATTCATCTGTAAAAAACTAAAGATGAGGTAGGACTTAAGCAATGTTGtacttttcttgttctctttagacaaaagaaaaaaaatttccctgagactgtttcttctctgaaattcaaaaggagagaaagagaggtacACAGGCACACCCCAACACAGAAGCCTAGAAGATGTGATTAGAAGATGAGGATGCGATTGTTGCCAAAGTCCACCACGACGATCATTCCATCAGGGGTGACGGCGATGCCGGAGGGGCGGTCCATCTGCCCGAAGCCACTACCTTGAGCACCAAACTTGCACAGGAAGCTGCCGTTGGACTCGAACATCTGTACCCGGTGGTTCCGGGAATCCGCCACAATGATGCGCCCCTCCTGGTCCACAGCTACGCCCTGTGGACGCAGGAACTGCCCATTGCCAGTGCCCTCTGAGCCGAGGAAGCGAGCTGATTGGCAATCGGGGTGAATGACCAGGAGCCGGTGGTTGTTGAAGTCGGTGACCACCAAATGGCCCTCGTGGTTGAAGGCCACCCCCCGTGGGGAGTCAAAGTGCTTCCAGAGAGCCCCCTCGAAGCCATACTTATTCAGGAAGACTCCATCAGGCCCAAATAGCTGGATCCGGTGGTTCCGAGTGTCAGAGACGAGGATCTTGCCCTCAGAATTCACCGCCACATCCCAAGGGTAGTTGAACTGCCCATTCTTGGTTCCTTTCTCGCCAAACTTGAGGAGGAACTGGCCCTCAAAGGTGAAGATCTGGATGCGATGATTGTCCTTGTCAGCCACCACGATCCTGCGGGAGGCATCACAGGCTACGCCAGCTGGTCGGTCGAATTGCCCAGGCCGGGAGCCCAGGGTACCAAATTTGTGGTGGAAGGTGCCGCAGGGCTTGAACACCTGGATGCGGTTGTTGCTGCGGTCAGCGACAATGATATAGCCCTCCTTGTCCACACTCACGCCCCAAGGGCGGCAGAGTTTGCCGTCGCTGTCGCCCTCGCTGCCGAAACTCAGGCCTGGGAGCCCAATGCCCACGTAGCTGCGGCCCGACTTCACCACCACCTTGAAGGGGCTATTCTCGATGTGCTGGTTGCACATGGTGACCGACACCAGGTGCTCACCCTCCAGCTGGGGCCGGTAGCTCACCACGTAAGTCCCGTTCTGCTGATCGCTCACCTCTGCACCAAACAGGTTGCCATCGGGGCCCAGGACCACGGCTGACATTAGGTCACCTCCTGAGAGGCGAGGCTCCCCATCATGGTCGTAGCCAATGACAGTGAAGGAGGCCACCTTACCCTGGAGGGCCCGCTTGAGGCCATCGCCCGTGGCTTTGGTGAGTGGGGCAAAGGCCCCACTGCTGACAAAGCCAAAGGACTTGATGGCGAGGTAGAGGGCCTGGTCGGGGGGTGTGAACATGACCCGGTCATCCtcctggggctgcaggaggctgCGCACGGTCTTTAGCTCCTGCACCTGGGCCAGCATGCGGTCTCGGGCCAGCAGAATATCCAgcgccctcccctcctccaggacctGCTGGACGGCACTGATGGTGCTCTCGAGCTTGTTCAGGTTCTGCCGCAGCTTCTCCACCTGCAGGTACAGAGACTTGGCTTTCACCTGGCGGATCTTCTCTACCTGCAGGAAAAGGTGAGGGATAGGGAGAGAGAACACAGGCTTAGAACCAAGCACAGAAACAACACAGAACCTGACACTGATCGCGAGGAAGCCTCAGACAAACCCATACCAAGGGAAAGCCTACTAGAAACAACTGGTCTGCACTCTTCAGAAATAGCAAAATCCAAAGAAAAGGAGGCTGAGGAACTGTCCCAGATTACAGGAGATGACTAAAGAGACATGGCAAGTAAATGCAATGTGTGACCCTGGACTAGGGCGATATTGCTGTTAAAAACATTGCTGGTGAAATTTAACTATGGACTGACGATTGGATACTAGTATCAAGATTAAACTTCTGATTAACTGTGATTatataagagaatgtccttgctcagaagaaataaacattgaTGTATTTAGCGGGTAGTGGGGCAGCGTGTCTCCAACACTCCAACTCACTCTCAAATcaaatacataatacatacagGAGAGAAGGATGAAAATGGGGCAAAATGTAAATAATCAGTGAATCTGGGTATAGGATATATGcagtttttaacttttctgtaagttagaaattaaatcaaaatgaaagttaaaaaaagcaatctaacaaatgtttactgagcacctccttTTTGCCAGACCCTGGACGTACACAGTGACCAATAAGAAACATGGACCTTGCCCTCagagcttatattttaaaatgacatattaaaaaagcaaacaaagacaTCACCCTGAtttccaaagccagacaaggacaacacaaagaaggaaaattacaggtcaatatcactcatgaacatacatgcaaaaatcctcaacaaaatattggcaaaccgaatacagcaatacattaaaaagatcaggggccggcctggtggtgcagcggttaagttcacacgttccacgtcagcggcccagggttcgccaggtGCGggcatggtactgcttggcacaccatgctgtggtaggcatcccacatgtacagcagaggaagacgggcacggatgttagctcagggccagtcttcctcagcaagaagaggaagattggtagcagatgtcagctcagggctaatcttccaaaaaaaaaaagatcatacaccatgatcacaTGGAATTTATATCAGGGACATAGGGATGTTTCAAAATgcagaaatcaatcaatgtaatacagcACAATgaacaaaaactacatgatcatctcaacagacgcagagaaatcatttgacaagatccaacatccatttatgatacaaacgctcaataaaatgggcagagaaggaaagtacctcaacattataaaggccacatatgacaaacgaacagccaacatcatactcaatggggaaaagttgaaagccatccctctgagaacaggaacaagacaagggtgccactctcatcactcctattcaacatcgTACTAGAGGTTTtcaccagagcaattaggcaagaaaaagaaataaaaggtatctaaataggcaatgaagaagtgaaattctcgctGTCTGTGGACGACATGATCCTAAAAAATCCaccggaaaactattagaaataatcaacaattacagcaaagttgcagggaaCAAAATAaacttgcaaaaatcagttgcatttctatactctaacaacgaactaacagaaagacaactcaacagcataatcccattcacaactgcaacaaaaagaataaaacatcttggaataaatttaaccaaggaagtgaaagaccttatacaatgaaaactacaagactttaacgaaagaaatcaaagaagacaaagaaatggaaagatcttccaggcacatagattggaagaatcaacatagttaaaaggtccatactacctaaagcaatctacagattcaacgcaatcccaatcagaatcccaatgacattcttcacagaaatagaacaaagaatcccaaaattcacatggggcaaccaaagacccagaattgctaaagcaatcctgaaaaaaagaacaaagctggaggcatcacaatccatgacttcaaaatctactacaaagctacagtaatcaaaacagcatgggaactggtacaaaaacaggcacacagatcaatggaacacaattgaaagcccagaaataaaaccacacatctacagacagctaagcttcgacaaaggagctaagaacatacagtggagaaaagaaagtctcttcaacaaatggtgttgggaaaactggacaggcacatgcaaaagaatcaaagtagaccattctcttacaccattcacaaaaatactcaaaatggatcaaagacttgaaggtaagacctgaaaccataaaacttctagaagaaaatataggcagtacattctttgacagtGGACTTACAAGCATCTTTTTGGACATGgtgtcttcttggacaagggaaacaaaagaaaaaaataaacaagtgggacttcatcagactaaagagcttctacaaggcaagggaaaccagtaTTGGAAcgaaaacacaacccaccaactgggaaaaaatatttgcaaatcatacatctgacaaaggcttaatctccataatacataaagaactcacacaactcaacaaaaaaaaatcaaacaacccaatcaaaaagtggacagaggatatgaacagacatttcttcaaagaagatatacagatggccaacaggcacatgaaaaggtgctcaacatgactgatcatcagggaaatgcaaatgaaaactactcttaagatatcaccttacacccattagaatgactctaataaccaagacaaaaaataacaaatgttggagaggatgtggagaaaaaggaatcctcatacaccgctggtgggaatgcaaactggttcatccactatggaaaagagtatggacatttctaaaaatactaaaaatagaaataccatacaacccagctatcttgccactgggtatctatccaaagaacttgaaaccagcaattcaaagagatgtgtgcactcctatgttcactgcagcactattcacaatagccaagacatggaagcaacctaagtgcccatcaactgatgattggataagaAAGATATGGTGTGTGagtacgtacacacacacacacacacacacacacacacactggaatactactcagtcataaaaaatgacaaaatcatcccatttgcaacaacatggatggaccttgagggtattatgttaagcaaaataaaccagataaagacaaatactgtatgctttcactcatatgtggaagataaacaaacacatggaccaagagaactatttagttctctttgttttttttttttttaccagggGGTAGGGGGAAGGggtgtgggggctgggcacaaagggtgaagtggcaGTCTATAAggcgactgacaaataataatgcacaactgaaatttcacaatgttacaaactaccataacctcaataaaaaaaaagatcaaagaaatgaTGGAAGATAATTTTAGACAGTGTTAGGTGTTAGAGAATAGAAATAGAGTGTGAAAGACAGTGACTAGGGATAAAGGTTTGTCAGAGACAGGTGGCTTTGCAGGtggagagaaaagaggcagaaacCGGCAGGACTTCCCAATGGACTGAGCACAAGGCCAGACCTGCACTCCCCGAAGACTGAATTTTCAGTGCAGCTACACAGAGCCTGAAATCTCTTGGAAGATTCcccccagctgcctcccagccccaAACACAAACAAGGCGAGAGGCAGAAAGACAGTTTGTAGCGAGAGTAACAGGATTTGGTGAGCACTTCATGCAAGATTACAAACCCCCTCTTCTCCTTGTCTCCTgtactcagttttctcttttcacagGTTTTAGAAACCTTCAACAGTGAGACAGAAAGGCCCCACACCCAAAATTTGGAGACAGCAAGTTTTTGGCAAAATTAGCCTATATTGTTTCCAAAAGAACCCTCTAAATCTAAAATGCTAGAATATACATGGATTCTGACCTGCCAAAATAATTCCTGCTCCTGAGGTTCTCAGAGCACACTATTGAGGAATGTGGGATTTTTGCCTAaccaatgaaaaataagaatttctccACTCTTTTGCACTAAATATCTAAAAGTCCTCTAATTTTAAGCGATTTCCCCTGTGAAGAGAATCAGCAAGTCCCCCAGCAAGTTTGTGCTGTTTTGCAGAGGACCATGACTCTGAGCGCTGTACTGATCCGAAAGCTACAGAAAGTCTCTGTCAGAATAAGGGTCCACTGTTGGGAAGCGTGGATGTTAATCGTATTTCCCCTTGGGTGGTGATGAGGTGATTTTTGACCCATTCATGCTTTCTCATCTGTCCACTCTAGAGACAGGACACGTGTGTAGAGAGAGGCCCGTGTGGGGACAGATTAAAGAGCAGCTTTGTCCTTTGGTCTTGCCCTGAGTCAAACCTCTGGGCTTTGGTTCTGATCCCTCAATCATGTGGTTGCAGCTAATCCCATGAGGAAGCCAAGTCCACTGGAAACCTATAAGCCCAAAGAACGAAGATGTGCATCCAGACACACAAAACTGTGTCACCTGGCACTCAGCATCTTCAATAACCAGGaatgcaagaaaacaaaacattatataACTAGGAGGTGCCCAGGCAGACACAGGCAGGAAGGCTTGGCTGGAAGGCAGCAGAAAAATCATTAATTAGTAAAAGGGTGGGCGGACTCCCGAGGATTTGGGGTGAGGTACCATAGCAAAAAGTAAAGACAAATGGGACTTAGGTGCGTCCAGATGTGCAAGCTTACTTTGGAGTTATCTGAGAATGAGTTTTTAGGCAATTAGAAATGAAGTTTACTACACGAAGAAGAGACTGACTCTTCTTCCAAATTTGCCTCTCCCAGAGTAAAAACTTGCTTTCCATTCCTCCTGAAAGAGAAGTGTCTTTAGAAAGAGTCAGCCTCACAGGAGGGAGGGTAACTAAGGTGAGATCTGCAGAAACCCTTACACACAAAGGGCTTTTCATCAGCAAATCCAGAAGAGCAAGTTTGTGGCAGAGTTCACCACAGAGCTCTCAGGTTGCAAGAAGTGGGCCCCTTTCAGTTATAATTAACATTCGTGGGTGGCATGAGACTGGCAGACCACGGGGACATCTGAATGTCTGAAAACCGTGTCAGCCCCACAAAGGTGCCTGAATACAATATCTGCTGAATTAAACCTTGGACTTCTTTTCCACCCAAGGAATCGCCTCTTCTTGTCAAAAGGCAACTGAGCCATATCCCTTGAGAAGTCAGAAAAGGCAGGGAGCAGTCATGAGCTAACTAAATGGAAAACGAAATGCAAAGTCCAACGGAGGTACTGAGGTACCGGTCCAGTCACAGCACACCCTGCTCTTCTTCCCGAGTGGGGATGTAAGCTCAGAGAAGAGAACGTTGGGAtggtggctggggtggggaagagtCATCTTCCCAGCTGATGTTTATCTAAACAGCACACCCGTGCACTCAGCACTCTTTCCTGCTCCAACAGGAAGAAGGGGCACATGCTCACCGCCCTCACAAGTGGAGGACTGGTTTTCCACAAGGGGTCAGGAAGTACAACCAGCCAGGACACAAAAATAAGGATGTTTCCTAGCAGTCTGCTTTCATAACAACATGCCGACTGTACtccctcctttctgcctccttttgAGTGTGTGCAGCGTAAAACTTGAGATTCCTTCCAGCCTTGGGTACTACTTCTGGCCACTTCAACTCCTTCTGAAAAGGCTTCTTGTTCTTTTACTGCTCGAATGGCACCCGTGATGTTCCAGGGACCCCTGCATCTTTCTGCCAACAAACTTTTGGGAAAACTATCAAGTGTTCTGAACTCGGAGGTGGGGTCTAGGATCTGACATTAGAATCCTCgcggttctgctgtggttcccaTGAGAAGGCTGGCTGGAATGGAATTGGCGTGGGCATGTTACCTTCCACAGCAGCTCGCACTCCCGCTCCTCCAGGGCCTTCTTGTGCCTTGCAGTCACGGCTTTGACCTCCGACTGTACCACCTTTGCTTTCATCTCCACCTGTTCTGCCACCGTCTGGGCCTGCTCGATGCTCAGCTGGAAAACCACAAACAACCTCATGGCATTAGAAGGACATTCACTCCTCAGACAAAACATTTAAGTCTGCTTTTTTTCAGACCTGAAAAGCTAACACCCTGGGCCCCCAGACTGCTTGATCCAC is from Equus przewalskii isolate Varuska chromosome 15, EquPr2, whole genome shotgun sequence and encodes:
- the TRIM71 gene encoding E3 ubiquitin-protein ligase TRIM71; translation: MASFPETDFQICLLCKEMCGSPAPLSSNSSASSSSSQTSTSSGGGGGGPGAAARRLHVLPCLHAFCRPCLEAHRLPAAGGGAPGEPLKLRCPVCDQKVVLAEAAGMDALPSSAFLLSNLLDAVVATADEPPPPKNGRAGAPAGASGHSNHRHHAHHAHPRASASAPPLPQAPPPPAPSRSAPGGPAASPSALLLRRPHGCSSCDEGNAASSRCLDCQEHLCDNCVRAHQRVRLTKDHYIERGPPGAAAAAAQQLGLGPPFPGAPFSILSVFPERLGFCQHHDDEVLHLYCDTCSVPICRECTMGRHGGHSFIYLQEALQDSRALTIQLLADAQQGRQAIQLSIEQAQTVAEQVEMKAKVVQSEVKAVTARHKKALEERECELLWKVEKIRQVKAKSLYLQVEKLRQNLNKLESTISAVQQVLEEGRALDILLARDRMLAQVQELKTVRSLLQPQEDDRVMFTPPDQALYLAIKSFGFVSSGAFAPLTKATGDGLKRALQGKVASFTVIGYDHDGEPRLSGGDLMSAVVLGPDGNLFGAEVSDQQNGTYVVSYRPQLEGEHLVSVTMCNQHIENSPFKVVVKSGRSYVGIGLPGLSFGSEGDSDGKLCRPWGVSVDKEGYIIVADRSNNRIQVFKPCGTFHHKFGTLGSRPGQFDRPAGVACDASRRIVVADKDNHRIQIFTFEGQFLLKFGEKGTKNGQFNYPWDVAVNSEGKILVSDTRNHRIQLFGPDGVFLNKYGFEGALWKHFDSPRGVAFNHEGHLVVTDFNNHRLLVIHPDCQSARFLGSEGTGNGQFLRPQGVAVDQEGRIIVADSRNHRVQMFESNGSFLCKFGAQGSGFGQMDRPSGIAVTPDGMIVVVDFGNNRILIF